A single window of Zea mays cultivar B73 chromosome 10, Zm-B73-REFERENCE-NAM-5.0, whole genome shotgun sequence DNA harbors:
- the LOC111590275 gene encoding uncharacterized protein, whose protein sequence is MNVVEQHDDYFEQKRNATQQQGLSCLQKVNAVFRMLTYGVAADATDEYVRIGESTALESLRRFVKVVIDVFGEEYLRAPNESDIHRLLALGDERGFPGMPGSLDCMHWRWKNCPSSLQGQFSGHHHTPTIILEAVASQDLWIWHAFFGLPGSLNDINVLHRSPLFAKLSNGESPQVNYRINNHDYSMGYYLADGIYPSWATLVKTIPEPRGNKRIYYAKAQEVAQKDVERAFGVLQSRLPLFGVQLVYGTRRH, encoded by the coding sequence ATGAATGTTGTTGAACAACATGATGATTACTTTGAGCAAAAAAGAAACGCAACTCAACAACAAGGTTTAAGTTGTTTGCAGAAGGTTAATGCAGTATTTCGTATGCTAACTTATGGAGTGGCAGCAGATGCTACGGATGAATATGTACGTATTGGAGAAAGTACTGCGCTGGAAAGTCTAAGAAGGTTCGTTAAAGTTGTAATTGACGTTTTTGGTGAGGAGTATTTAAGAGCACCCAATGAAAGCGATATACATCGATTACTTGCACTTGGCGATGAAAGAGGATTTCCTGGTATGCCGGGTTCACTTGATTGCATGCATTGGAGGTGGAAGAATTGTCCATCATCTTTACAAGGTCAATTTTCGGGCCATCATCACACGCCTACTATAATTTTAGAAGCAGTTGCTTCGCAAGATTTATGGATTTGGCATGCTTTTTTTGGATTACCTGGCTCTCTCAATGACATCAATGTTCTTCATCGATCTCCCCTGTTCGCAAAATTATCAAATGGAGAAAGTCCACAAGTGAATTATAGAATAAATAACCATGACTATTCAATGGGATACTACCTTGCAGATGGCATATACCCTTCTTGGGCAACATTGGTTAAGACCATACCAGAACCACGGGGCAATAAAAGGATCTACTATGCCAAGGCACAAGAAGTGGCACAGAAGGATGTAGAACGAGCCTTTGGGGTCCTTCAATCTCGTTTGCCATTGTTCGGGGTCCAGCTCGTTTATGGGACGAGGCGACACTAA